In the Colletotrichum lupini chromosome 4, complete sequence genome, ACGCAGTAGTTTGGGGGGGTtcgtgaggtgaggtgatgGTAGTGACGCGGCGTAGAgagcggtggtggtggtctgTTATATGGTCTATGGGACCCGGCCCCTCGGGTAGATACAGCTCGAGCTGAGAGAGACTGAGAGACAGCAACTTACCATCTTCTCCCGTGCTCCAGCAAGTTTCTATCGCAAAGGACACCCGCACGGAAGCGAATTCAAAGATGGCGATCCAAACCGTCCTCTCGGGCCTAACCACCCTCGCCCTCACCCCGACACGACTCGCAGCACTCCTTTCCCTCCTCTGGCTCCTCTACGCCCTCCAGCTCGGCGTCCGCCGCCTCTACTTCAGCCCCGTCTCCCACGTCCCGGGTCCGCGCCTCGCGGCGCTGACGCAGCTGTACGAGTTCTACTACGACATTGTCCTCGGCGGGCAGTACACGTTCAAGATTATCGAGCTGCACCGGCGGTACGGGCCCGTGGTGCGGATTAGTCCGTGGGAGGTGCACGTCGGCGACCCGGAGTTCTTTTCGGAGCTGTATACGGGACCGGGGAGGGTCAGGGAGAAGTGGGGGTTTTATACGCAGCAAGTATGTGATGTTTATGTTTTGTTCTCTTGTTTTGTCTTCCAACTTTGATCTCCCCTTCCTGAGAGGGAGGTTGGGAAGACAGTGGATGCGTTTGCTAATGTGGACTGGTGTAGTTTGGATCCCCTGGTAAGCAATATCATAAAGCCTTGTCTCTCTCTTTTTCATGAAGGCAAATGCCTTGAGCTAACGATACCTGGAGAGAGCGCGCTGGCGACTGTGAACCATGATCACCACAAACTTCGGCGCGCGGCGCTGAACCCCTTCTTCTCGACGCAGACAGTCCGCAAGTTGCAGCCTGTTATCGAGGAACGGGTCGATGCGCTGCTTGACCGTCTTCTGGAACTTAGCGAGAGGTCCAAGGAGCCGTTGGACGTCATGTATCCCTTTTCGGCCTTTACTAATGGTAAACCAAAACCAACCCCTGGCCTCAATGCCTTTGCTGGAAGGATTCGGAGTTTTCAGTTACTGACGCGATGGATCAGATGTCATTAACGAATATAGCTTCGCCAGGAGTGACCACCTAAGTGAGTAGCGCGGTTTGAAAGGTTGGCATACATCAGTAGTGGAAGCTAATGAGATTTCCGCAGTCGAGGACGAGACGTTCGGCAAGGTGGTGACGGATAACCTCCTCATGGGTACGCATCTGGGGCCCATGATCAAGCATATGAACTGGGCCCTGACGCTGGTCAACGCACTACCGGAATCATTTTCCGGGCGTTTCGTTCCCGGTAAGTTGTTCTTTGCCTCTACACTATCATGGCTTCTCACTCTCGGCTCATTACTCACATTTCACATCCACAAACAGGCTGGGGCGGCTTCCTCAAGATGAAGAACGACATCAAGGACCAAATCGGCGAGATCAAAGCCACGCAGCACACGGAAAAGTGGCAATTAGACGTCAGCCACCCGACAATCTTCCACGACATGCTCTCCTCTAAGCTCCTGCCGCCCGCCGAGAAGACGGTTTCGCGGCTCGCGCAGGACGGACAGATTTTGGTGCAGGGCGGCACGCTCACGACGTCGTGGACGCTGTCCCTGGCCGTGTTCCACCTCATCAACCGGCCCTCGACGCTGCGCCGGCTGCGCGACGAGCTCTTCTCCGCGATCCCGGACCGCGATGCCGTGGTGCCGCTCGCGGAGCTGGAGAACCTGCCATACCTGCGGGGTGTCGTCAAGGAGGCGCTGCGGCTCGGATTCGGGACGAGTTCGCGGCTGGCGAGGGTGTGCCCCGACGAGACGCTGGTGTATCACGACAAGGACGGCAGTGGCAGGAGCGTGCACCTCCCGCCCGGGACGGTGATTGGGATGAGCACGTACAAGACGCAGACGGATCCGCGCATTTACTATGACCCGTTTGGGTTCCATCCGGAGCGGTGGGTGGAGGACGGCGAGCGGCTGGAAAAGTATTTGACCGTGTTTTGCGGGGGCACGCGGGTGTGTCTCGGGATGGCGCTAGCGCAGGCCGAGTTGTATCTCATGCTCGCGAAGCTATTCCGGCGGTGGGGCGGAGCGGGCGTCGTGGACGGTAGTGGAAAGGAAGGAGAGGACCGGCGGGCGGGTGATGTTGGTGTGCTCAGGATCTTTGAGACGACGGTGAGAGACTGTGAGATGGCTGCGGACTATTTTATTCCAATCCCTTATAAGGTACGTTTTCGACGGATCGCATTGAAGGGTTTTGTGTATGGTGACTGACGAGCCAATCTAGGAATCCAAGGGGATCCGCGTGGTGTTTGACAGACAGCACTGACTGACGATCCCAGCGGCGTTCATCGTTAGTGTGCAACGGATAGTCCAGTGCCGGTGTCTTGTTCAATATGTCGGCGATGTGCTGCAATTTGGGCAGAATTGGTGGCTGAGCAAGCTCGGGAAATGCGGATTACCGTCTTTGCCAGTGTGACATTGTTCCATCGCCGGGCCCTTTAGAGTTGCGATAGTCTGAGAAATTGGCGTCAATTCGGGAAGGACAAGCACAAAGGTCTTGGCCTCGGCTGCCCGTCATCTCCCAGCACTATGCGAAGCATGGACGGTAATGCTGACGGCAGACTTTGTCATCTGATGATGTGAGATGGGATCGAATGGCAGTGCTGCAGCGTCTGATCAAGTGTGTATATAATTGATGATAGTAGGATAGATATTCAGAGATCGGATTGTTTCTCGTACATGCACAGAAGaagaaataggtagagagaAGTTAGTAAGTGAGGTCCAAGTTCGCGCCTGTTGCCGATGTGGAGGTCAAAGTGCCTGCTGAAGCAGCGTCCAATTAAATCATCCCAAATAGCAGCTGACTACGGATACGTACTTGGCCGAGTCCGGGGTGGGGGGGACAAGTCAACAAATCCCCGGTCCGGCGTGGGTGCCGTCCGATGTTTAGCGCAGCAGCACCTTAAGCCCGTGGGCCGCAAGGTGCAGGAGCACAGGAGCACTGAAGGTCGGGTGGGCCCCACCAAGTCCCAGCCATTGGGGCGGCCAGCGTCAGCCCCTGACCCTGAAACATCGGACTGGGCCGACTGGATCACCACCATGGCCCCAAATTCAGGGGACAAGGGCAGAAAGAGCATGTTTCTGCACCACTCTCCACCACCACGGACAGGTACAGTACTGCAATGCACCGGCCGACGGCAATGACGGGGGAGCTTGGACACCGCGCGCCGTGACTTCCACGCTGTTCCTTTTACTGAGTGGCCCCGTTCCCCTCCAGTGTCCATCCGTTGTATTGTACCTTCATGTTGTGCTGTCACCTGTCGTCCCACCTCGATATTCTTTTTCTTACTTCTGCATACTCTTCTACTTGTCTTCTTCGTTTCCGCTTTCTCATCTTCAACTTCCGAGTCCCCGGCCTGATGCAGACTTGACCTTTCTTTTCTTGCCTTGGCTGattctcttcttctccccTGTTCGACTCGACTCTCCAACTACCCCACGCTCATTCTCTGGATCACCATACAACGACTAACTGTTGACGAACACCGAATATAACGTCCTCCACGATTCGATTTACCTCGCTCTTACACACAAGACAATCAGCGCAGGCTTGCGACAATGGCAGTCGCAGCGACATCACCGTCGCCCTCAACGGCAGTCGACCCCTCCACGCGCAAACGTGTGCTCAGGGTCATTGCCATCTCTCTGCTTCTCGACCTGGTATTATCCCACACCCTCAAGCCGCTCCGGCCCTCTGCCTCCCACCATTTGCCTCCCAGAACTAATGAACGTTGCTCCTCCAGATCTCCTTCACCTTTATCCTCCCACTCTTCCCCAAGCTACTCGAATTCTACCGCGACCGCGAGGTCGGCCCTGAGATCGCAAACGCAACCGGCCCCGCCACCCTCCTCCAGTCCGTTCTGTCCGGTCTGAACCGTTACAAGGCCGCTTTTGCCCGCCCCATCGACTCCCGCTATGATATTGTTCTCCTCGGCGGCGCCCTCGGCTCCCTCTTCAGTCTGCTCCAGGCCATCGCCTCCCCGCTCATCGGCCACCTCTCGGACCGTCACGGCCGCCGCACCGCTCTGCTGGCTTCCATGTGCGGTAACATCCTTTCTGTGCTCCTCTGGGTCGTCGCCGTTGACTTCCGCACATTTGTCGCCTCCCGCGTCGTAGGCGGCCTGTCCGAGGGCAACGTTCAGCTCGCTACCGCCATGGCGACGGACATTTCGGACGAGCAGAGCAGAGGCTCCACCATGGCCCTCATCGGTGCCTGCTTCTCCATCGCCTTCACATTTGGTCCCGGTCTGGGCGCCTGGCTGAGCAGCATCAGCACCGTCAAGGAGAACCCCTTCGCCACGGCCGCCGGCTTCAGCTTGTTCCTTATTCTGACCGAGACTGTCTACCTCTACTTCTGCCTCCCCGAAACCCTCCCCTCATTGACGGGCAAGGGCCGCGGCGCGAAGAAGGATGGCAAGAGCACGACGAAACCGAAATCGACACCCTTGGTCCGAACGAACTCGCACTTCCTTCTCAACGCCGTCCACttcgtcttcctcctcttcttctccggCATGGAGTCCTCTCTCTCCTTCATGACCTATGAGCTCTTCGCCTTCGGGTCCGCCAAGAACGGCCGCCTCCTCGGTTTCGTTGGTCTCGTCGCCTCGATTCTTCAGGGTGGTGTCACTCGCCGCCTCCCACCTCTGCTCTCCGTGCGCACTGGTGTCGTGGCATGTCTGGCATCTTTTATCCTCCTGGGCCGCATCACGACCACCGGCGGGCTGTACGCCGCAGCGACGTGTCTTGCTGTCACATCCGCAACCGTTGTCTCAGGTCTTAACACGCTGAGCAGCTTCGAGGCTGCCGAGGACGAGCGCGGTGGCAAGCTTGGTATCCTCCGCAGCTGGGGCCAGCTTGGCCGTGGGTTGGGGCCGATTCTCTTTACCAGCGTATACTGGTGGGCTGGCCGCGAAGTTGCGTACACCATGGGTGCCACGGGTATGGCTGTCGTGGCCGCCGCAGTGTTTGCCGGCCTCAAGACGCCGCCCGGGTCATTGAAGAAGAAGGTGCCTGccgagaagaaggcggcGTGAGACAGCTTTGATGTGTAGAACAGTGAGATAGAGCCTACTGTGAGGCATTGTATGAAcggtctcttttttttttgttgaTTTTTGATCTACTGTACATGTATTCGGCTCGGGAGCATTTTCAAGGAGTCTGATCCAAGGTTCAGTGTAGTATACTCAAGGGGGCAAATGTACATGATGTTctgttttattaaggatggTGGCAAGCTCTGGATGTGTTTATCCTCACTGGAGTGTCCTCGCATGCGGCCTGGAGGCTTCTCGTAACTTCAAAATGTCACTCTATCAGTCTTGTACAGCAGCTCACGCACGCGGAAGCTAATGAGGAGCATACGAAACATTGAAGTGAGTTGTCCGCCAAGAGAAACGCTGGGTAATGTTTTCTTCTTTGATTCTGCTATTCTATCACATCTCATCACGTCAAGCCAATAGCACCTCACAGCCCGACCCATTCGAGCGACTTCTCCCAAAGCAAAGTCGCCTTTTCAACGTCATACGCGTGCTCGCCGTACCCGGGCCCCCACGGCTCCCCAGCCGGATCCCACGGCCCGATAATCTGACAGTCCTCGAGGTACAGCCCTCCCTTGCCCTcgagcgccgccgccgtggcGGCCCACACGGACGTCGAGGCCCCCTGCGGCGCCGTCTTGAAGATCTTGGAGAGGTACGGGTGCTTGGCGAAGCCGCCCTGCTGCTCCTCGGGCATGTGGCGCATCAGCTCCGTGATGACGCCTCCGGGCTGCAGGCTCAGGGCGTGGATGCCCTGGGCGCCGTACCGGCGCTCGATCTCGTTGGCCGTCCAGAGGTTTGCGGTCTTGCTTTGGGCGTAGGTTGCCATGGGGTCGTAGCAGCCGTCAAAGTTGATGTTGGCGAAGTTTGGCTGGCCGAAGCGGTGGGCTACGGAGGAGACGATGACCACGCGGGAGGAGGTGTGGGATGGGGAGGTTGTCGCGGCTTTGAGGAGGGCGGGGCGGAGGAGGTtgaagaggaggaagtggGCGAGGTGGTTCGTGCCGAACTGCGTCTCGAAGCCGTCCCTCGTGCGGCCTTCGGGCGGGGTCATGACGCCCGCGTTGCAGATGAGGATGTCGAGCTCGTCTGTGCTGGCGAGGAAGGCGGCGGCGCAGGCGCGGACGCTGGCGAGGGATTCGAGGTCGAGTTCGAGCAGGTGGACGCGGGCTGTGTCGTTGACGAGGTCGTCGCCGAGGGCTTTGCGGGCTTTGGAGAGGTTGCGGGCCGTCAGGTAGAGGGTTGCGCCGGCGAGGTAGAGGGCCTTGGCGGTTTCGGTGCCGATGCCGGCGGAGCAGCCTGTGATGAGGGCGGTTTTGGAGGCGAGGCCTGAGGGGACGAGGTTTTCGTCGCGGACGATTTGTTCTGCTGTTGGGCGGGCGTCGCCTGGGCCCTTGGGGTCGGCGTGGATTGCGACGTAGCGGTCTGCCATGATGGtgggggtggtggtggtttgTTCAGGAGAGAGGGAGGAGGTTGTTGATGGAATGGTTCGTGGATTTACTTCCGCAGACGAGTGAGAACTTGAAGTTGTGATGATCCATCTTATCGTAGTCGCGGGAGGCTTTATATGACATTTGTACTGTCACTCTCATCATTGAGAGTTTGCGGCTATGACGTTACAGAAGCCACAGTATATACGGATTTACCGTAGCTAAGGGTTGTCATCGAATCCACATGTGGTGTTTTGTTTTCGTCTTGCTTTGCCCCCGGTCAGCAACTAGCTGACTCGCAGCCATATGTCCGGTCTCGTCCGACATACTAGACCTCACCACGCATCGCCAGACTTGGAAAACATTCGCCGTAAATCTGCAAATTCGTCAAACGAGATGTACAGTGATTGATTTTGAATCGATTCGCAGGTAACGGGCCCACGAAGAACCCGATCTCTACCTTCTTCCTTAAGTCCGAGAAGATAGCCACTTCATTGCCTAGCTCTTCGTGGAGAAAAGAGCTGTGATGTAATGATATGCAATGAATGCTTTATTCAAAGTAGAAGAGATCTGAACCTCGAGTATCATTTCCTTTACTTAAAATCTAGCTAGAATTAAAAAGACCATTTCCTAACCATCTCCTTTCACTTTGTCCTCGCTGATTGCCCCCAAACCCATCTAACCCCCTCCCCCCAACTTCCTTCACCATCAAAGCAACAATGACCCAATTAATCTGGCTCATCACAGGCTGCTCCTCCGGCCTGGGCCTAGAACTGTCCCGCGAGGTCCTGAAAAGGGGCCACCTCGTAATCGCCTCCTCGCGATCCCCAGAAAAGACGCCCCATCTCGTCGAGGAGATCCAGCAAGCAGGCGGCAACTGGATCGCCCTCGACGTCACAAAAGATAATGTCCAACAACAGGTAGACAGCGCAGCACAGCTCCACGGGCGTATTGACGTCCTCGTCAACAATGCCGGCTACGGCATCGCCGGCGGCTTCGAGGACCTCAGGTGAGAAATCCCAGGCCATCAAGTATTCACCAAATCACAATTTGACAAGCGAACAAATCACAGCCTCGGCGACTTCCGAACCCTCTTCGACACGAACCTCCTCGGCATAGTCCGCGCAACCCAAGCCGTCCTCCCGCACATGCGCGCCGCACGCTCGGGTACCGTAATCAACATCTCTTCCACGGGCGGTCTCCGCGGCCTCGCCGCCGTATCCGCCTACTCGTCCTCGAAATTCGCCGTAGAGGGCCTCTCCGAGTCGTTGGCGGCCGAGTACGCCGACTTTGGCATCCGCGTTATGCTCGTCGAACCGGGCCCGTTTCGGACTTTATTCCGGGACCAGCCCGGCTTCTCGCCCGCCGCGGGGCGGATGAGCGCGTTCTATGAGGGCACGGCGGCGGAGGGGGTGTTGAGGTATTTGGAGGGTGGTGGTGGGAAGCAGGCTGGGGATCCGGTGAGGGCTGCGAGGCAGATGTTTGATTTTGTTACGGGGGAGGGGTCAGCGGAGGCagtgaaggaggaggaggggaaggGAGGCAGGTTTCTGAGGCTTCCGTTGGGCAAGGCTGCTGTCAAGACGGCGCGGGAGAAGGTTGAGGATTTGGAGCGGAATATTGATGCCGTGGCGCATATTGCTAATGCTTGCGATTTCGAGGAGTGAGAGAACGGCAGAAGGTCACTTGAAGTGGAGGTTTAGGCCCAGTCACTCCCGTCAATGAACCGTTTTCCGAGAAGATCAGGATGGTTGAAATGAATAGTCTTGCCTGGGGCGGTGTCACTTTCATACGAAAGAAGCATTGTGTTGGGACGACCAACCTGCTTGGATATGATGGCGCTGCCGCAATGTATTTGATATCAACTGATGAGATTCCCCGTCTACTAAGTTCCCGTGCCAGACTTATAGACAGTATATCTGCTGGCGATGGAGCACCTTCAATCTAATCATCCCATGAAAGGCAAAAATTCCATATGAAGAATGGAGCTGTAGATATACGATCTTGAATACCCTTGGCTTTCTTGGGCAGGTTGAGAGCGACCAGTCCTCCTTCAAGCCGGCGCCTCCCCTTTACTACCTATCAGAGCCCAATAGAACATCATATAGAGGTGAGCTATTGCCCTTTTCGGCTCCGAAAGAGGACATCAATTCTATCCTGGTGCCTTTGATATCTTACTCAGCTCTCGATAAAACCATTATTGGGATATCACGACGAAATCGCAAACCTCCCAAACCCCTAATGATTCATCAAGCCATACAGATAATCCATTCTCTGTAAGTCCCACTACCGCTATGTTTCAGGGCCTTtcagaaaaaaaaagcctttgCAGCCTAAGGACATGAACAAACGGAATACACACAAACCCAGAAACTTCACACCGCCCACCACTCTCCCTCTCCCATTCTTAAAGCGCCTTCCCGCCATCTGAAATCCAACAAACAGAGCCAAAGATCAGATGGCCGAATGGTTACAAGCACGCCGTCGTGGAGCAATAGTAGCTTATTGGCCTCCTATCTTCGCCGAGGGAGTCTCAGCCAAAGGTTGCGGGTGCAAGTCCCGCCGTCGGTacaactttttttttccccaaTCACTCATTACTTTAATCTGATCCTTCGAGGCCATTTGTTTCAGCTCATTCTTTGTATTTACAATGAGTCTTCTATTCAGTAGTAATTTACGAACCGTAGGAGGAGGAATTCTAGGGACAAACGAGAATCGAACATGTAAAAGTCCCCCTCCGACGCTTTCCTCAAATACGCCGCCCACCTAAACACATAACGCAGTCGAGAgacaaaagaaaaaaaaaatcatCCAAGCTACATTGCGTGGTTAGATTACCACTACTATCTTTTTTCGTCCCATCGAacgaaattataaatagtctaTAGCTAAATAGGTCGGCATCCCCATAAGCCCTCGTGTACATGTAGGTTTCTACACGAGCAATGCGAATGCCGTCTCTACCAAGAAATGAGCCCAGCCTCGATCGCCCCTTTCCCACTTTATCCCATTCCCTATTTCATGACTCTTAGGAGAAGAGGGAGCTTGCTCCAGCGCGTCCAAACCAAGGccctataagtaagtaatctCAACAGAGACTTCGACAATGATTCTGAGTTTAGATCGAAACAAGCACCATATAGTTCGAAGACCGCCATCCAAGCCAGAGGCAACATAATCAGAGACAATATTAAGCAGACCACAAACATATCTGTGAGATGTTGGCTGCAGGAAGTAGACGTACAACGTTCCTGGGGAAGGGGGCTACAGGATTCTGACCCAAGTGGCAGCTTGATATTAACTCCCGATACAGATATACCAGGATCTACATCTGGAATCCAGAATCTGGGCCcagtataaaagaatttcgAACGGCCTACTCATCGATGTTCAAGTGAATCTTTGCAGACTACTACAGCTTCACGTCTTGCTCGAAGCAGCTCGTCCTTGAGTATAGCCATCGTAGAGCGGCCTTGGTGAGAACTTCGCGCCCGGAGTCTTCCAAGCTTGCCACGCCGCCATTGAGTGACAATAATCGGAAGCTGCTGCGAGTGAACAGAGTTGAACATGTGTCTTCGAGGGAAGGAAGAATAGTAGTCTCAGAGAGCACGACGACTTGTTCGTGCTCAGTCCAAAAACTCTCAAACCGAGGACTGCTTCAATCGTTGAGCTCTCGGAATCCAAACCACTTTATCCGCTGACCAAATAACTGATTGCCCTTCAAGTTGCCGAGTGCTATATGAGCACCGACTCCCATCCTGGCCTATTGTATATGTGCCATGCACGGAGCACACATAAAAGCCATTAGAGATAAGTTGACGTGTGGCTAGTGCTCGAAGAAAGTTGGACGCGGGGAAAATAACGACaaaacaaaaaaaaagtccttCTCAATCAGAAGAAAGAAAGCATGTCAACAGCAGGGTTCATCCGAAGTTCGACGCAAAGAAGTCCGTACGTACATCTACCGGGGCTACTGAATTGGCTTGACGCGCACCCCACCTTTTGAGTTTCCACACTCCAAAGGAAGACGACTTGGAAAAGGCTCAAGAAGGTTGAGCCGAGATGGCAtatgcccccccccccccccccccccctcccttcCTTTCGTCCCTGATCGGGGCCTGATGCCAAAGGTAGTGTACGTGGGGAACACGCTCTTCCCGTGAACCGTGTGTCCGAATCTGCAAGCGCTGGATTGGATGCCATGTGCCCATGTCTGGCCAGCTCTGACTGGCTTCCCAGGTGTGATGTCGAAGGACCAAATGCAAGAACCTGCATGTCGGTGCATGCGTGGTTTGCAACCTCTCCCTACGTGACCCTCCTCTCACCTGCACCACCTGCTGCTGGTGCTGCCATCACGAAGGCGGCTGGCCCGATGGCGACCGTAGCTTTGAGCCTGGCAGTATTTATGGCTGGAGGCCCCATGATTTGGGACGAGCGACGTTCCCCTTCTCGGTTGCTCCAGGGCGAGCAAGAGTTCTTCGAGTTTGATATCTGTGATTCAATGCAACGTTCCGATTTTCTCCCGGCAACGCATTCCGGGCTTTCGGCAGCGCCTTATTGGCCTGCCGAATCGAGTGGCTCCCCGAGATCCGAGCCGGTGGTTGTGATGTCTTTCCGGGAGCTCTCTAGCTTTCTTCCGTATTGCAAAAAGTAATTATCATATCCGCCGTTCTCAGGACTGCCAGACCAGCGCCATGGCAGACCGAAATCCAGAGGGGCCAAACCCACTGGCAACGATTGCGTACTGCCATTTCGATCAGCATGTCGTACGAGTCGCAATGACGGACCGCGGCGCTTCCAGAAAATTAGCCCTGGTGCAATTGGTGACATGCAGCCTTAGTGCTTTATTGGAGTGGTCCCCAAGCGGCGAGTCCAAGAGCAGCTAAGCGGGATTACCCCCATGTTTCCCGCTGCCCAGCACCATTCATTTCGTCAGCAAACTGCGGGAGGCTATACAAGGTAAACCGTTGGAGCATTGCGTCGGAAGTTGTCCTGAATTCGGCCTGGTGTTGGTCACCGTTTCCTTGTCAGGCCGCTGCTCTTTGCTGTTCGGGATCGAAGCTGAGGGAAAGACGGGCGCTGCCGAAGTTGCTGCTGTAATATTTTGTTGATTTTTGTGCGACGGGATGATGACTTCATGGCTGCTGCAAACACTTTGGTCCCCGATCATCAGCTGTAGAATATTGTGCAGAGAGGTAGCTTTGCTATCTTGGACAACTGCTCATGTCAGGTTTTAAACGGCTTGAAGCCGGGGACATGTCCGTAACCTGGTTCCCTGTGACCCCGCGAATCACTTAATTGGACTCGATCTCTGTACGAAAAGGATGTCTGACGCCACCCCATGCGAGAGTTGGGTGTGACAGCGAACTGGCCGCAGAGTACAGATAGCTAGCTGGTCGCCCATAAGAAAGGCGGGACTGTGTTACTAGACGTTGTTGACCTTGGTCGGACGCCATCAGCCAGCGGCACAGTTTCTTTCGGCATTGTCGGGACAATAATCCTTCGAGAAGAAACAACACAGTATGACCACCACAGATCAGCTGGGCCAAGTGCAGTGTGGTAGGCAGGGAAATGGACAGCTGGCAGCCCGTTCATTGTACTGACTGAGTGGTTGCGCTGGATCAAACGTGCACTTGTGGCGTCGGTCACTTGCAAGTGAGGTCCTCGGTTTGATTCATTATACCTGACACGTCAAGATGGTTCTGAGCAGTACGGCGTCTAAGCTGTATCAGCCGGCCCTTTGACACATCAAAATTCAGCTCGGAGAACCTGTCATCAATTCCTCAAGAGAGAATCCAAGGTTTGGCGAGACGGGACGAGTGCGAGGCCCTCGGGCGGCGGGCTGCCATCAGACCATCACAATCCAGATCGTCGGGTTGGGCTGTCGCAGTCGAGACAGAAATCAAACTCTGCGCAGTACCGCCCGTGGGTTTCTCGCCATGGCGATTCCGAACGTCCAATGGACGTGACGGATCGTTCTGTCGTATCTCCCAGTCTCCCCAAAGATCCCTTAGGCCGGTAATGAGGAGTTTCCGGTTGGGAGAAAAATCGTACCAGCCAGAACCAAAAGGGTCCAAATAGGTGAAGAGCCAAGACGCAGGTTGCTTCAATGGAAGGGAGCAGGTTCAGGGATCCTTTGATGGGTCCACTTCCCGAGTCGACAAGAGAACAGAGTTGGAAACTGTTCCATTGAAGTTTCAAGAATCAGCGGCGCGTCTTCCAATCCATCAGGGAGGGCGCCAGCAGCCGACGGATCGCTGAGAGACATCGACAAGCTGCCATCGATATCGATGCCGACTTTTTGCCGCGCACTGGTGGCCATTCTGCAACCGGTTACGGGTTAGTTGCCCCCATTCGGAGAGCTGAGCCACCCGTACTAGGACAGCCTTGCAGGCTTGCAGCGTGCGACCTGCTGCATAGGTGCGTGATGATGACCTCCTGCAGGCCGCGCGGGTTGCAGGTATGACGGCACGGCAGCCGTATGCTGCATCTTTGGCAATTGCGGCGGAGTGGTAGTTGAAGGTTGTGATCGGTACACAATCACCCTAACTTCATAGCGTTTCCACGTCTTGCGCAACTCTCGTCAATTCCATCAAAAAAGGTTGTCCGCCTGCTCGGAACGTTGGACCGACTCAAGTTGCATCATGATCAAGACCGTTTCGACATTGGGCCTCAGAGCAACCGAGCGGAAGCCGAAGAAGAACAGAGTCGGCGGACATTACTATCTCGTGTCGGCCAC is a window encoding:
- a CDS encoding major facilitator superfamily transporter, whose translation is MAVAATSPSPSTAVDPSTRKRVLRVIAISLLLDLISFTFILPLFPKLLEFYRDREVGPEIANATGPATLLQSVLSGLNRYKAAFARPIDSRYDIVLLGGALGSLFSLLQAIASPLIGHLSDRHGRRTALLASMCGNILSVLLWVVAVDFRTFVASRVVGGLSEGNVQLATAMATDISDEQSRGSTMALIGACFSIAFTFGPGLGAWLSSISTVKENPFATAAGFSLFLILTETVYLYFCLPETLPSLTGKGRGAKKDGKSTTKPKSTPLVRTNSHFLLNAVHFVFLLFFSGMESSLSFMTYELFAFGSAKNGRLLGFVGLVASILQGGVTRRLPPLLSVRTGVVACLASFILLGRITTTGGLYAAATCLAVTSATVVSGLNTLSSFEAAEDERGGKLGILRSWGQLGRGLGPILFTSVYWWAGREVAYTMGATGMAVVAAAVFAGLKTPPGSLKKKVPAEKKAA
- a CDS encoding oxidoreductase — protein: MADRYVAIHADPKGPGDARPTAEQIVRDENLVPSGLASKTALITGCSAGIGTETAKALYLAGATLYLTARNLSKARKALGDDLVNDTARVHLLELDLESLASVRACAAAFLASTDELDILICNAGVMTPPEGRTRDGFETQFGTNHLAHFLLFNLLRPALLKAATTSPSHTSSRVVIVSSVAHRFGQPNFANINFDGCYDPMATYAQSKTANLWTANEIERRYGAQGIHALSLQPGGVITELMRHMPEEQQGGFAKHPYLSKIFKTAPQGASTSVWAATAAALEGKGGLYLEDCQIIGPWDPAGEPWGPGYGEHAYDVEKATLLWEKSLEWVGL